A window of the Alloyangia pacifica genome harbors these coding sequences:
- a CDS encoding MurR/RpiR family transcriptional regulator yields the protein MDPTLKNRTIAALRAQIPVLPRGLRTGAKYVIDHPSDFGLDSIRETAKKAGVSTYTLVRLAERLGFGGYDEMREPFRQALVSAAVVAERPAWVDGLRDGGALGAVQAEAAMNEMAIVQRSLERQKLDQMSRVVDMLMEAPSVYLTAVRASYSLAYFLHYVGRMALPSLQLIPRHMNSAIDELHTAEAGDVMIAITFTPYSRETIEACAFAQSKGMKLIMISDSEIVSPEFSADETLLVSVLSTYHFGCYAGAMALIETLIAMLVARGGDEAQARISSYEELRNKSQVYWSATKNR from the coding sequence ATGGACCCGACGCTCAAAAACCGGACGATCGCCGCACTGCGAGCGCAGATCCCGGTCCTGCCGCGTGGCCTCCGAACGGGCGCGAAATATGTCATCGATCATCCCTCGGACTTCGGCCTCGACTCGATCCGCGAGACCGCGAAGAAGGCCGGTGTCAGCACCTACACGCTCGTACGCCTTGCAGAGCGGCTTGGGTTCGGCGGCTATGATGAGATGCGGGAACCGTTCCGCCAGGCCTTGGTGTCCGCCGCGGTTGTGGCCGAACGCCCCGCCTGGGTTGACGGTTTACGGGACGGGGGCGCACTGGGAGCCGTCCAGGCCGAGGCCGCGATGAACGAGATGGCCATCGTGCAGCGCAGCCTCGAGCGGCAGAAGCTTGACCAGATGTCGCGCGTCGTCGACATGCTCATGGAGGCGCCGAGCGTCTATCTCACGGCGGTGCGCGCCAGCTACTCGCTGGCGTATTTTCTTCACTACGTCGGCCGGATGGCCCTGCCCTCGCTACAGCTCATCCCGCGCCACATGAACAGCGCCATCGACGAATTGCACACTGCCGAGGCCGGTGATGTGATGATCGCCATCACCTTCACCCCGTATTCGCGCGAGACCATCGAAGCTTGTGCCTTTGCGCAGAGCAAGGGCATGAAACTCATCATGATTTCCGACAGCGAGATCGTCTCACCGGAATTCAGCGCTGACGAGACCCTGCTCGTCTCGGTCCTGTCGACCTATCATTTCGGCTGCTACGCGGGTGCCATGGCGCTGATCGAAACGCTGATCGCGATGCTGGTGGCCCGCGGAGGAGACGAGGCCCAAGCCCGGATCTCCTCTTACGAAGAGTTGCGCAACAAGAGCCAAGTGTATTGGTCCGCAACGAAAAACCGCTAG